The Flavobacterium commune genome contains a region encoding:
- a CDS encoding carboxy terminal-processing peptidase, whose translation MNTIISLMKRNYKILLVVAFLSVTLFAFKINSASETNPDKDKLLLELLTFVIEKGHYSPSAIDDTFSKGVYKDYIQALDPSKRFFLQSDIEEFSKYELELDDELMNKDLTFFTLTYDCLMQRMKESQGFYKEILKNPFDYTIDESFNTDYEKAPYAKTDAELKERWRKQLKLTTLSSLTDRLKMQENKGKLSKEEAAILSNPLENPEDVVQEVKKEVLPADSKPKSFEELEKETRESTSKSLDEYFGFMKDLDRNDWFSVYINSITARFDPHTNYFAPEEKERFDVSISGTLEGIGARLQKKNEYTEISELISGGPAWRGKQLEAGDIVMKVAQGEGQPVDVVGMRLDDVVKKIKGPKGTEVRLTIKKVDGTIKVISIIRDIVEIEETYAKSSIVNKNGLKYGVIYLPKFYINFENKDGRDAGKDIAQEVARLKEAKVDGIVLDVRDDGGGSLSTVVDIAGLFIEQGPIVQIKSAGRKKEVLYDKDKKIEWDGPLVIMVNSFSASASEILAAAIQDYKRGVIIGSKQTYGKGTVQNVIDLNQFVRSNELGDLGALKTTTQKFYRINGGSTQLEGVSSDIVMPDRYSYLKMGERDVENAMPWDKIDAADYTVWNNNSNFAKAILHSKERIAANPQFKLIEENAKWIDTRSDENEYSLNIDKFRKAQTAIEEKAKKFKPISDYKNNLKFTSLPYETEQMGKDNILKEKRDRWHESLAKDIYVEEALNVLDDLQTKVNLKKSIAPATTNTMKKQKLAKTY comes from the coding sequence ATGAATACTATTATTAGTCTTATGAAGAGAAATTATAAAATACTTCTTGTCGTTGCTTTTTTATCAGTAACATTGTTTGCTTTTAAAATAAATTCGGCTTCTGAAACCAATCCTGATAAAGATAAATTACTTTTAGAATTACTGACTTTTGTTATTGAGAAAGGACATTATAGTCCATCGGCTATAGATGATACTTTTTCTAAAGGAGTTTATAAAGATTATATTCAGGCATTAGATCCATCAAAAAGGTTCTTTTTACAATCAGATATTGAAGAGTTTTCTAAGTACGAATTAGAACTTGACGATGAATTGATGAATAAAGATTTAACTTTTTTTACATTAACTTACGATTGTTTGATGCAAAGAATGAAGGAAAGTCAGGGGTTTTACAAGGAAATCTTGAAGAATCCTTTCGATTATACGATAGATGAGAGTTTCAATACGGATTACGAGAAAGCACCTTATGCTAAAACGGATGCTGAATTAAAAGAACGTTGGAGAAAACAGTTAAAGTTAACTACGCTTTCGTCATTGACCGATCGTTTAAAAATGCAGGAAAACAAAGGAAAGCTTTCTAAAGAAGAAGCGGCTATTCTTTCTAACCCTTTGGAAAATCCGGAGGATGTTGTTCAGGAAGTAAAAAAAGAAGTTTTGCCAGCTGATAGTAAACCAAAATCTTTTGAAGAATTGGAAAAAGAAACCAGAGAAAGTACTTCAAAATCTTTGGATGAATATTTTGGATTTATGAAAGATTTAGACCGTAACGATTGGTTTTCGGTTTATATTAATTCTATTACCGCTCGTTTTGATCCGCATACTAATTATTTTGCTCCGGAAGAAAAAGAACGTTTTGATGTTAGTATCAGTGGAACATTAGAAGGTATTGGTGCGCGTTTGCAAAAGAAAAATGAATACACTGAAATTTCTGAATTGATTTCGGGAGGACCAGCCTGGAGAGGAAAACAATTAGAAGCAGGTGATATTGTGATGAAAGTTGCGCAAGGCGAAGGTCAGCCGGTAGATGTAGTAGGGATGCGTCTGGATGATGTGGTGAAGAAAATTAAAGGGCCAAAAGGTACCGAAGTACGTTTGACTATCAAAAAAGTAGATGGAACTATTAAGGTGATTTCGATTATTAGAGATATTGTTGAAATCGAAGAAACCTATGCTAAATCAAGTATCGTTAACAAAAACGGATTGAAATATGGGGTGATTTATTTGCCTAAATTCTATATCAATTTCGAAAATAAAGACGGAAGAGATGCAGGAAAAGATATTGCTCAGGAAGTAGCTCGATTAAAAGAAGCTAAGGTTGATGGTATTGTTTTAGATGTTCGTGATGATGGTGGTGGTTCTTTATCTACCGTTGTTGATATTGCCGGATTATTTATTGAGCAAGGACCAATTGTTCAAATAAAATCGGCTGGTAGAAAGAAAGAAGTTTTGTATGATAAAGACAAAAAAATAGAGTGGGATGGACCATTGGTAATTATGGTGAATAGCTTCTCGGCTTCAGCTTCTGAGATTTTAGCAGCGGCTATTCAGGATTACAAACGTGGCGTTATTATAGGCAGTAAGCAAACTTACGGAAAAGGAACGGTTCAAAATGTGATTGATTTGAATCAGTTTGTGCGCAGTAATGAGTTAGGTGATTTAGGTGCGCTTAAAACCACTACTCAAAAATTTTACAGAATCAATGGAGGTTCTACACAATTAGAAGGTGTAAGTAGTGATATTGTAATGCCGGATCGTTATTCTTATTTAAAAATGGGTGAGCGCGATGTTGAAAATGCTATGCCTTGGGATAAAATTGATGCCGCTGATTATACTGTTTGGAATAACAACAGTAATTTTGCTAAAGCTATTTTGCACAGTAAAGAACGTATTGCAGCTAATCCACAATTTAAGTTAATTGAGGAAAATGCAAAATGGATTGATACTCGTAGTGACGAAAATGAATACAGTCTGAATATTGATAAATTCAGAAAAGCGCAAACGGCTATCGAGGAAAAGGCGAAGAAATTCAAGCCTATTTCTGATTATAAAAACAATTTAAAATTTACTTCTTTGCCTTATGAAACGGAACAAATGGGTAAAGACAATATTTTAAAAGAAAAGAGAGATCGTTGGCATGAAAGTTTGGCTAAAGATATTTATGTAGAAGAAGCATTAAATGTTTTAGATGATTTGCAAACGAAAGTGAATTTGAAAAAATCTATAGCCCCTGCTACTACTAATACTATGAAGAAGCAAAAATTAGCTAAAACGTATTAA
- a CDS encoding peptide MFS transporter, with product MNQDTQDNFFKSTVLGHPAGLFVLFFTEMWERFSFYGMRVLLILFLTASVSGVNPGWGWNAENAGALYGTYALLLYITPIFGGIIADRYIGYSWAVVVGSIIMTLGHVAMFLDTPFMLYLGLGLLVIGTGFFKPNMTSILSEMYKAFPEKKDGAYTIFYMGVNAGAFFGMMLCGYLASNLGWRWGFGLAGVFMLLGTLQFWMAKPLFGGIGDVPSKEKREAAVAKSRLLNDPEDKPNPFTTIDYALIVFSTVIGLLYAFNDPLSKIGGINLFPFTVNGLDGSIFVILVGLLLFLYLVISRLLRYTTVVRDRMIAVIVFAFFTIFFWMSFEQAASSLVLFARDNVDRSLEGTSLTVFNSINTLLTVVPLIIISVVLFLLAKQTWKKITISNIVLAITFLMVWGISIWMLNNEFSKEASEIDPSWFSILNSFFIIALASTVSKLWDSKYNPPASAKYGLGLIIMAIGFGLLAYGSYGISTGVKVSMIWLVLAYLFHTIGELFLSPVGLSYVSKLVPARMVAFMFGMWYLAIAIGSKLAAVLGGQIENITNTYSLSTFFLIFTIVPAVAGIIVIALNPLMKKLMHGVK from the coding sequence ATGAATCAGGATACTCAAGATAATTTTTTTAAAAGCACCGTTTTAGGACATCCTGCGGGATTATTTGTATTGTTTTTTACTGAAATGTGGGAACGGTTTTCATTCTACGGAATGCGGGTATTGTTGATTTTGTTTTTGACAGCTTCTGTTTCAGGAGTAAATCCGGGTTGGGGATGGAATGCCGAAAACGCAGGAGCTTTGTATGGAACTTACGCTTTGCTTTTATATATCACTCCTATTTTTGGAGGAATTATAGCTGATAGGTACATTGGTTACAGTTGGGCTGTTGTTGTGGGTTCTATTATCATGACTTTAGGACATGTTGCTATGTTTCTGGATACTCCTTTTATGTTGTATTTAGGTTTGGGATTGTTAGTAATTGGAACCGGTTTTTTTAAACCCAATATGACTTCGATATTATCCGAAATGTATAAAGCTTTTCCAGAGAAAAAAGATGGTGCTTATACTATTTTTTATATGGGAGTCAATGCTGGAGCTTTTTTTGGAATGATGCTTTGTGGTTATTTGGCTTCTAATTTAGGTTGGCGCTGGGGATTTGGTTTAGCAGGTGTTTTTATGCTTTTAGGAACTTTACAGTTTTGGATGGCAAAGCCATTATTTGGAGGTATTGGTGATGTTCCTTCGAAAGAAAAAAGAGAAGCAGCTGTGGCGAAATCAAGACTTTTGAATGATCCTGAAGACAAACCAAATCCTTTTACAACTATAGATTATGCTTTAATAGTATTTTCTACTGTAATTGGTTTGTTGTATGCTTTTAATGATCCGCTTTCTAAAATTGGTGGAATCAATTTGTTTCCTTTTACAGTGAATGGACTTGATGGTTCTATTTTTGTAATTCTTGTTGGCTTATTATTGTTTTTATATTTAGTTATCTCGCGTTTGTTGCGCTATACCACAGTTGTTAGAGACCGAATGATTGCCGTGATTGTTTTTGCATTCTTTACTATCTTTTTCTGGATGTCTTTTGAACAGGCAGCATCTTCTTTAGTGCTTTTTGCAAGAGACAATGTGGATAGAAGTTTAGAAGGAACTTCTTTGACGGTTTTTAATTCCATCAATACTTTGTTAACTGTAGTTCCGTTAATTATTATTTCGGTGGTTCTATTTTTATTGGCTAAGCAAACCTGGAAAAAGATAACCATATCTAACATTGTATTAGCGATTACTTTTTTAATGGTTTGGGGTATTTCGATTTGGATGCTGAATAATGAATTTAGCAAAGAAGCTTCTGAGATTGACCCGAGTTGGTTCTCGATTTTGAATTCCTTTTTTATTATTGCTTTGGCATCTACCGTTTCTAAACTTTGGGATAGTAAGTACAATCCACCAGCTTCGGCTAAGTATGGTTTGGGATTAATTATTATGGCTATTGGATTTGGATTGTTGGCTTATGGATCTTATGGGATAAGTACGGGTGTAAAAGTATCGATGATTTGGTTGGTGTTGGCTTATTTATTTCATACTATTGGGGAATTGTTTTTATCTCCTGTAGGATTGTCGTATGTTTCTAAATTAGTTCCTGCCCGTATGGTTGCTTTTATGTTTGGTATGTGGTATTTGGCCATTGCAATAGGTAGTAAATTGGCAGCAGTTTTGGGAGGACAAATCGAGAATATTACTAATACTTATTCGTTGTCAACTTTCTTTTTAATATTTACTATAGTGCCTGCTGTTGCAGGAATAATAGTGATAGCATTAAATCCTCTTATGAAAAAGTTAATGCACGGTGTGAAATAA
- a CDS encoding ComEC/Rec2 family competence protein has protein sequence MKVFEFPLAKITLAFLLGILIAFYFPLNPKWIFGLLVVFLLLLSVLFSRTKTNQSTKNYFSILSYFISLLIGMSSLIVQTDSFRENNYSNHNTVFEKEHSITLILREKLKNTKYNQRYIALVQKIDNKNYSGRILLNIPKNLSTTFEIGTILNIKGHLQQNKKPDNPNQFDYGNYLNNKQIYAQLYAIPSNIKVSTEVKKDIWFYVAQLNSRISHNLEESHFDKTALAVASALILGQRQDIAPEIIQDYQYAGAVHILSVSGLHVGFIFLLIKFLLSPIPNTRKGSFIKLTTTLLSLFLFALIAGLSPSIIRSVVMFSFVAIGLHLRRSVNIYHTLLVSMLLILLFQAYFLFDVGFQLSYLAVFFIVWFQPILSKIWQPKNRILKYSWDIITVSFAAQIGTLPLSLYYFHQFPGLFFITNLAVIPLVSIIMFWGVVVMSFAAIGLTAFWLTKPLEWSIILLNKIINTIASFEQFIIKDIPFNFVLLTTSYLFILAIIIWLKKPDFNKLVFVLCAIIGLQSAYLFNQWKIQNQEEWIVFNQKKKTLIVQRQGNDVHLYSNNSASAKNKMLHSYLLGNFSQIKKQKALSHLTYFKGNKILLLDSMGIFPKNIKPDIVLLTQSPKINLDRMLLSLKPKIVIADGSNYKSFLKQWEASCEKQKIPFHATAEKGFFQLN, from the coding sequence ATGAAAGTATTCGAATTTCCTTTGGCAAAAATCACACTAGCTTTCCTGCTGGGAATTCTGATTGCATTCTATTTTCCTCTAAATCCGAAATGGATTTTCGGACTTCTTGTTGTATTCCTACTCTTGCTATCTGTTTTGTTTTCTCGAACAAAAACCAACCAAAGCACAAAGAATTATTTCTCTATCCTTAGCTACTTTATTTCCCTTTTAATCGGAATGAGCAGTTTGATTGTACAAACGGATTCTTTCCGGGAGAACAACTACAGTAATCACAACACTGTTTTTGAAAAAGAGCATAGCATTACGCTCATTCTGAGAGAAAAATTAAAAAATACAAAATACAACCAACGTTACATTGCATTAGTTCAAAAAATCGACAATAAAAATTACAGCGGAAGAATTTTATTAAACATTCCAAAAAATCTATCGACTACATTTGAAATTGGGACAATACTCAATATCAAAGGGCATTTACAACAAAACAAAAAGCCCGACAACCCTAATCAATTTGACTACGGCAACTATCTCAATAACAAACAAATTTATGCCCAACTCTATGCGATTCCGTCAAATATCAAAGTGAGTACTGAAGTCAAAAAAGACATTTGGTTTTATGTTGCTCAACTCAATTCGCGAATTAGCCATAATTTAGAAGAATCGCATTTTGACAAAACTGCTTTAGCCGTCGCTTCTGCATTGATTTTAGGTCAAAGGCAAGACATTGCTCCCGAAATTATTCAGGATTATCAATATGCAGGAGCGGTACATATTTTATCGGTTTCGGGTTTACATGTGGGGTTTATTTTTCTGTTAATCAAATTCCTGTTAAGCCCAATTCCTAATACCCGAAAAGGGTCTTTTATAAAATTAACAACAACTTTACTAAGCTTATTTCTCTTTGCGTTAATTGCTGGTTTGTCTCCTTCCATTATACGTTCGGTTGTTATGTTTTCCTTTGTTGCCATTGGATTACACCTTCGAAGAAGCGTGAATATCTATCACACTTTGTTAGTATCCATGTTGCTAATATTGCTTTTTCAGGCTTATTTTTTATTTGATGTTGGTTTTCAACTCAGTTATTTGGCTGTGTTTTTCATAGTTTGGTTTCAGCCCATTCTATCCAAAATTTGGCAACCCAAAAACAGAATATTAAAATACAGCTGGGATATTATCACGGTTTCATTTGCGGCACAAATAGGCACTTTACCATTAAGTTTGTATTATTTCCATCAATTCCCCGGATTGTTTTTTATTACTAATTTGGCAGTGATTCCACTGGTTAGTATCATTATGTTTTGGGGTGTTGTCGTCATGTCTTTTGCTGCAATAGGACTTACCGCATTTTGGCTGACAAAACCTTTGGAATGGAGTATTATTTTACTCAACAAAATCATCAATACTATTGCTTCTTTCGAACAATTCATCATCAAAGACATTCCCTTTAACTTTGTATTACTTACAACTTCTTATCTTTTCATTTTAGCAATAATCATTTGGCTAAAAAAACCGGATTTTAACAAACTTGTATTTGTTTTATGTGCAATTATCGGCTTGCAATCAGCCTATTTATTCAATCAATGGAAGATTCAAAATCAGGAAGAATGGATTGTTTTTAATCAAAAAAAGAAAACACTAATTGTACAACGTCAAGGAAATGACGTTCATCTATATTCGAATAATAGCGCTTCCGCAAAAAACAAAATGCTACACTCTTACTTACTTGGTAATTTTAGCCAGATAAAAAAACAAAAAGCACTAAGTCACCTGACTTATTTTAAGGGAAATAAAATCTTGCTTTTGGACAGCATGGGTATTTTTCCAAAAAACATCAAACCGGATATTGTATTACTTACTCAATCCCCTAAAATTAACTTAGACCGAATGCTTTTATCCTTAAAACCTAAAATAGTTATTGCTGATGGTTCTAATTACAAAAGCTTTTTAAAACAATGGGAAGCGAGTTGTGAAAAACAAAAAATCCCTTTTCACGCTACTGCCGAAAAGGGATTCTTCCAATTAAACTAA
- the surE gene encoding 5'/3'-nucleotidase SurE: MNNNKPLILVTNDDGVSAPGIKALIEVMSEIGEIIVVAPDKPQSGMGHAITTNETLYLNKISTENDAISIYSCSGTPADCVKIATNEVLKRKPDLCVSGVNHGSNSSINVIYSGTMSAAIEAGIEGIPAIGFSLLDFDWNADFEAIKPFIRKITAETLKKKLPQDVVLNVNFPKLKQEEIRGIKICRQAKALWMEKFHKRKTPQGRDYYWLSGEFVNQDQGEDTDEWALNNGYISIVPVQFDLTAYHATQQLNTWNWNE, encoded by the coding sequence ATGAACAACAACAAACCCTTAATTCTAGTTACTAATGACGATGGTGTTTCGGCTCCCGGAATCAAAGCCTTAATTGAAGTGATGTCCGAAATTGGAGAAATTATAGTGGTAGCTCCGGACAAACCACAAAGCGGAATGGGACACGCCATCACCACTAATGAAACTTTATATCTCAATAAAATTTCAACCGAAAATGATGCTATTAGCATTTACAGTTGCTCAGGAACTCCTGCCGACTGTGTTAAAATTGCCACTAATGAAGTTCTGAAAAGAAAACCTGACTTATGCGTTTCGGGTGTGAATCACGGTTCGAATTCTTCGATAAACGTGATATATTCCGGAACGATGAGTGCGGCTATTGAAGCCGGAATCGAGGGAATTCCTGCCATTGGATTTTCACTTTTAGACTTTGACTGGAATGCTGATTTTGAAGCTATCAAACCTTTTATTCGAAAAATAACCGCCGAAACTTTAAAAAAGAAATTACCACAGGACGTGGTTTTAAATGTTAATTTTCCAAAATTAAAGCAAGAAGAAATCAGAGGAATTAAAATTTGCCGTCAGGCAAAAGCACTTTGGATGGAAAAATTTCATAAAAGAAAAACGCCTCAAGGTCGCGATTATTACTGGTTATCGGGCGAATTTGTAAACCAGGATCAAGGCGAAGATACAGACGAATGGGCATTAAATAACGGATATATTTCTATCGTTCCTGTGCAATTTGATTTGACTGCTTATCACGCCACACAGCAACTCAATACCTGGAATTGGAACGAATAA
- a CDS encoding C40 family peptidase, which produces MRETTLLKPYFFLILIAIFFTSCKSTSGTTSKSSANLAQKIINTASENLGVPYKYAGTTKSGFDCSGLVFSTFNQYDIKLPRSSAEQSKVGIDLGKNISKAQKGDLIFFKTNNRNQINHVGIVTNAKDDELEFIHSSTSRGVIISSTKESYYDKTFAQLNRILP; this is translated from the coding sequence ATGCGTGAAACAACTCTTTTAAAACCGTACTTTTTTCTAATCCTGATTGCAATTTTTTTTACTTCTTGTAAATCGACATCAGGAACAACCAGTAAATCATCTGCTAATCTGGCTCAAAAAATAATCAATACAGCATCCGAAAATTTGGGTGTGCCTTATAAATATGCCGGAACAACAAAATCCGGTTTTGATTGTTCGGGATTGGTTTTTTCGACCTTTAATCAATACGATATCAAACTGCCTCGAAGTTCAGCCGAGCAATCTAAAGTGGGAATTGATTTAGGAAAAAATATTTCGAAAGCACAAAAAGGGGATTTAATCTTTTTTAAAACCAATAATCGAAACCAAATCAACCATGTGGGTATTGTAACCAATGCCAAAGACGACGAACTGGAATTTATTCATTCCTCTACTTCCAGAGGTGTTATAATTTCCTCAACCAAAGAATCTTACTACGACAAAACTTTTGCCCAACTGAATAGAATTTTGCCATAA
- the lpxB gene encoding lipid-A-disaccharide synthase → MKYYIIAGEASGDLHGSNLMKSLLEQDSNAEIRFWGGDLMQAVGGTLVKHYRDLAFMGFVEVLFNLKTILNNIKICKEDISQFQPDVIIFIDYPGFNMRIAKWAKEIGIKTHYYISPQIWAWKESRIKAIKRDVDKMYVILPFEKNFYEDKHHFPVEFVGHPLIDAIQNQKPIDAADFKTENNLDEKPIIALLPGSRKQEITKMLSVMLSVVDDFPDYQFVIAGAPSQEFAFYETFISNKNIKFISNKTYDLLKIAHAALVTSGTATLETALFKVPEVVCYKGNSISYQIAKRIITLKYISLVNLIMDKEVVTELIQDDCNTKNIKKELTKILDPEYRKNLLAQYDALEQKLGGNGASKKTAQLIIADLNA, encoded by the coding sequence ATGAAATACTACATTATAGCCGGAGAGGCATCAGGTGATTTACATGGTTCTAATTTGATGAAATCACTTTTGGAGCAAGATTCTAATGCTGAAATTCGTTTTTGGGGAGGCGATTTAATGCAGGCTGTAGGTGGAACTTTGGTCAAACATTACCGCGATTTGGCTTTCATGGGTTTTGTAGAAGTACTTTTTAATTTGAAAACCATTTTAAACAATATCAAAATCTGCAAAGAGGATATTAGTCAGTTTCAACCTGATGTGATTATTTTTATAGATTATCCCGGTTTTAATATGCGCATTGCCAAATGGGCTAAGGAAATTGGAATTAAAACACATTATTACATTTCGCCACAAATTTGGGCCTGGAAAGAAAGCCGAATCAAAGCTATCAAAAGAGATGTCGATAAAATGTATGTGATATTGCCTTTCGAGAAAAACTTTTACGAAGACAAACATCATTTTCCGGTAGAATTTGTGGGACATCCATTGATTGATGCTATTCAAAATCAAAAACCAATTGATGCAGCCGATTTTAAAACCGAAAATAATTTAGATGAAAAACCTATTATTGCCTTACTTCCGGGAAGCAGAAAACAGGAAATTACCAAAATGCTTTCGGTAATGCTTAGCGTGGTGGATGATTTTCCGGATTATCAGTTTGTAATTGCTGGAGCACCGAGTCAGGAATTTGCTTTTTACGAGACTTTTATCAGCAATAAAAACATTAAATTCATTTCTAACAAAACCTATGATTTATTAAAAATTGCTCACGCTGCCTTAGTCACTTCGGGAACTGCCACCTTAGAAACGGCACTTTTTAAAGTCCCGGAAGTAGTTTGCTACAAAGGGAATTCCATTTCGTACCAAATTGCAAAACGCATTATTACTTTAAAATACATCTCATTAGTTAATTTAATTATGGATAAAGAAGTGGTAACCGAATTAATTCAGGACGATTGCAATACTAAAAACATCAAAAAAGAGTTAACTAAAATACTGGATCCGGAATACCGCAAGAATTTGTTAGCTCAATACGATGCTTTAGAACAAAAACTGGGCGGAAATGGTGCCAGTAAAAAAACAGCTCAATTAATTATTGCCGATTTGAATGCGTGA
- a CDS encoding thioredoxin family protein yields the protein MRKIYLIAIFCLGLVSMQAQELKWHTDVKEAMAIGIKEKKPLLLFFTGSDWCGWCIRLQKEVLKTAEFTKWAKEKVILVELDYPRSVPQTQELKQQNYGLQNAFGVQGYPTVWFATPQFKDGKPSFGGLGKTGYVAGGPVAWLEVANGILNQK from the coding sequence ATGAGAAAAATATATTTAATTGCCATTTTCTGTTTAGGTCTGGTTTCAATGCAAGCTCAGGAGCTCAAATGGCATACTGATGTTAAAGAAGCTATGGCAATTGGAATTAAAGAAAAAAAACCTTTGTTGTTGTTTTTTACAGGAAGCGACTGGTGCGGTTGGTGTATTCGTTTGCAAAAAGAAGTACTGAAAACCGCGGAGTTTACTAAATGGGCAAAAGAAAAAGTAATATTAGTAGAATTAGATTATCCTAGATCTGTACCACAAACACAAGAGCTCAAACAGCAAAACTACGGATTACAAAATGCTTTCGGAGTACAAGGATATCCAACGGTTTGGTTTGCTACACCTCAGTTTAAAGATGGGAAACCAAGTTTTGGCGGTTTAGGAAAAACAGGTTATGTAGCTGGTGGTCCGGTGGCCTGGCTGGAAGTAGCTAACGGAATTTTGAATCAGAAATAA
- a CDS encoding DNA/RNA non-specific endonuclease: MNFRFFYGIILLAGVFWTSQQYGIQQKTALSKSGDLNFYLPKSTTSQIVKHQYYTLSYSEKAEQAEWVAYELKKNNIKKSDFKRPFFIEDPKVKTQSADWRNYKKSGYDKGHLCPAADMEFDINAYNDTFFTSNISPQNHAFNSGIWNRLEQKVRFWAVKNDGLFVITGGVLKGNLKAIGKEKVFVPNYFYKILLCNSKGKYKVLAFLVPNEKSSQSIYNYVVSIDKLESVTGIDFFPKLDDELENNLEKNVDLNLWLAK, translated from the coding sequence ATGAATTTTAGGTTTTTTTACGGAATCATTTTGTTAGCTGGTGTATTTTGGACTTCTCAGCAATATGGTATTCAACAAAAGACAGCATTGTCTAAATCCGGCGATTTGAATTTCTATTTGCCAAAATCAACAACTTCTCAAATTGTAAAGCATCAATATTATACATTATCGTATAGTGAAAAAGCAGAACAAGCTGAATGGGTTGCTTATGAATTAAAGAAAAATAACATTAAGAAAAGCGATTTTAAACGCCCTTTTTTTATTGAAGATCCTAAGGTGAAAACACAATCAGCTGATTGGAGAAATTATAAAAAATCAGGTTATGATAAAGGGCATTTGTGTCCTGCTGCCGATATGGAATTTGATATAAATGCCTATAATGATACTTTTTTTACATCCAATATTAGTCCTCAAAATCATGCTTTTAATTCAGGAATTTGGAACCGGTTAGAACAGAAAGTACGTTTTTGGGCTGTAAAGAATGATGGTCTTTTTGTTATTACCGGAGGAGTTTTGAAAGGGAATTTAAAAGCAATAGGTAAAGAAAAGGTATTTGTTCCTAACTATTTTTACAAGATTTTGTTGTGTAATTCAAAAGGGAAATATAAGGTGCTTGCTTTTTTAGTTCCCAATGAAAAAAGCAGTCAATCAATATACAATTATGTGGTTTCTATTGACAAACTGGAATCAGTTACAGGTATAGATTTCTTTCCTAAACTGGATGATGAGTTAGAAAATAATTTGGAAAAAAATGTTGATTTGAATCTATGGCTTGCCAAATAG